Proteins found in one Fusarium oxysporum Fo47 chromosome V, complete sequence genomic segment:
- a CDS encoding Alpha/Beta hydrolase protein: MTTEQGRVSIPTVKDGEEWPFLFRIYLNCVTWTLRQLVSFLTGPNEGHDLEVKINTPGLGAGYVICNVWLPRPTDEIQPKHPLVLVLEGGGFVLGHPKDGRLNNRRIVDETGAIVMSIDYAKAPRYPYPHALLQVYEALRWALTSSAAREGMNVDPRRVAIGGNSAGGNLTAALSLLLSFRNGPCSMFREGLPLDFKQVLQLMLYPSLELRLPYDLRLARSTIDAQKHSLPAWMARAMEQSYLPPRICKDEIFVSPAAASVELLRELDVPPAILFTGSLDCLKEEGFCYAQNLTKGGKEVTFHEFEGGTHGFSVKPQEGSAEAQIMYEECWARICHSLRDAFS; the protein is encoded by the exons ATGACAACTGAGCAGGGCCGTGTTAGTATACCCACCGTAAAGGATGGTGAAGAATGGCCGTTTCTCTTTCGAATCTACCTCAACTGCGTCACCTGGACTCTGCGCCAGCTTGTATCATTTCTGACCGGTCCAAATGAGGGTCATGATCTGGAAGTTAAAATCAACACCCCAGGATTGGGAGCGGGGTATGTGATCTGTAATGTGTGGCTACCCCGACCCACGGATGAAATCCAACCAAAACATCCACTGGTGTTAGTTCTTGAAGGCGGTGGCTTTGTCTTGGGACACCCTAAGGATGGACGTTTAAATAACCGTCGAATCGTTGATGAG ACGGGAGCCATTGTCATGTCGATTGATTACGCCAAGGCGCCCAGATACCCTTATCCTCACGCTTTGTTGCAAGTATACGAAGCGCTACGGTGGGCCCTAACGTCCTCAGCTGCCCGTGAAGGCATGAATGTTGATCCCCGCCGTGTGGCGATCGGAGGAAATTCAGCGGGTGGTAATTTGACAGCAGCTCTATCGCTATTACTATCCTTTCGAAATGGCCCTTGCTCCATGTTCAGAGAGGGTCTACCGCTAGACTTCAAGCAGGTTTTACAATTAATGCTCTATCCCAGCCTTGAATTGCGCTTGCCATACGATCTTCGACTTGCCCGGTCTACAATCGACGCCCAGAAGCACAGCCTACCCGCCTGGATGGCCCGGGCAATGGAGCAGTCGTATCTACCGCCAAGAATCTGCAAGGATGAGATCTTTGTGTCCCCCGCCGCTGCTAGTGTAGAATTGCTTCGTGAACTGGATGTTCCACCTGCTATACTGTTCACCGGTAGTCTCGATTGCCTCAAGGAGGAGGGCTTCTGTTATGCCCAAAATCTTACGAAGGGCGGCAAGGAGGTTACATTTCATGAATTTGAAGGCGGAACTCATGGATTCTCAGTCAAGCCGCAGGAGGGAAGTGCGGAGGCGCAGATCATGTACGAGGAATGTTGGGCTAGAATATGTCATTCTCTTCGAGATGCGTTCTCATAG
- a CDS encoding 3-oxoacyl-reductase — protein MTDSIRDKVIAVTGAGSGIGRSTAIQLNKQGAKLSLVDLDPVGLANTMKILENEGISKDVFSLVVDVSDANQVSDWIDKTVSRFGRLDGAANIAGIFKPKSLFNSTMQDWDLMMNVNAKGVFNCLQAQIASIGDRGGSIVTVASAAGIRALPSAPVYAASKHAVVGLCASVAAEVGSKNIRINTVAPGFIDTPMTQSTVPRDANGEPATDRANPITRAAHPDEVASVIVFLLSEQASFVTGACWPVDGGNTI, from the exons ATGACGGATTCGATTCGAGACAAAGTC ATTGCTGTCACTGGCGCAGGAAGTGGCATCGGGCGCTCGACCGCGATACAGTTGAACAAGCAGGGCGCCAAGCTCTCATTGGTAGATTTGGACCCAGTCGGCCTCGCCAACACTATGAAAATTCTTGAAAACGAAGGAATTTCGAAGGATGTCTTCTCACTCGTGGTAGACGTATCTGATGCGAATCAAGTCAGTGACTGGATCGACAAAACAGTGTCGAGGTTCGGTCGATTGGACGGTGCCGCCAATATCGCTGGCATCTTTAAGCCAAAGTCTCTCTTCAACTCAACAATGCAAGATTGGGACCTCATGATGAACGTGAATGCAAAGGGGGTTTTCAATTGTTTACAAGCCCAGATAGCTAGCATCGGTGACAGGGGGGGAAGCATT GTCACTGTCGCGTCAGCGGCAGGTATTAGAGCCCTCCCTTCGGCACCGGTATATGCAGCTTCCAAGCATGCTGTTGTAGGCCTCTGCGCCTCCGTGGCGGCTGAGGTTGGATCAAAGAACATCCGCATCAATACAGTCGCGCCAGGGTTTATCGACACTCCAATGACCCAGAGTACCGTACCAAGAGATGCGAATGGAGAGCCAGCGACGGACAGAGCAAACCCCATCACTCGAGCCGCGCATCCGGATGAAGTCGCTAGTGTAATTGTTTTCCTATTGAGCGAGCAAGCATCTTTTGTAACAGGAGCTTGCTGGCCGGTTGACGGTGGAAATACTATCTGA